From the Desulfobulbaceae bacterium genome, the window ATCTGTGCTGCAGCGCAGATATTTTAATTACAGGGAAGGGTGTAGTTGTAAAAAATGTGGAGCAACGATTCGCAATATAAACATGGGCAAAGCGTTGCTTGAGGTAGTTAATCTGAAATTTGCTCGTAATTTTCAGTTTGTGAAGGATTTTGTAGCCTCGCAAGACCTGCAGGATATGAAAATTGCCGAAATAAATAATTGCGGAATTCTGCATACGTATTTAACTAAATGCCCAGGGCTTTTTTATTCGGAGTATGGTTCGACTGATCCGGCTACACCATCAGAAGATTTAATGGCATTGAGCTATGAGGATGGATTTTTCGATGTTGTGGTGACTTCTGATGTGCTTGAGCATGTGCCGAATTATCCGAAAGCATTTGAGGAGATTACACGGGTTCTGAAAGATGATGGCA encodes:
- a CDS encoding class I SAM-dependent methyltransferase encodes the protein MYDEKRKNCITLFGFEHLCSVCGEVFVPSYVSEAICDDLAADWGISVLQRRYFNYREGCSCKKCGATIRNINMGKALLEVVNLKFARNFQFVKDFVASQDLQDMKIAEINNCGILHTYLTKCPGLFYSEYGSTDPATPSEDLMALSYEDGFFDVVVTSDVLEHVPNYPKAFEEITRVLKDDGTFVFTVPFLDDRKTVVRAAIDANGQVVHHKSRSYHGDYGEGKNDYLVFYEFGTDFVDELNDYFDVSIYCHSGFGGLIQSVFVCRKFS